The following are from one region of the Prevotella communis genome:
- a CDS encoding Rne/Rng family ribonuclease: MTSEVIIDARPKEISIALLEDKCLVEYQNEPREASYAVGNIYVGKVRKLMPGLNACFVDVGSEKDAFLHYLDLGLQFSSYEKYLKQVASDRKKLYPIQKATIQPTLPKEGSIQNILKVGQEIMVQVVKEPINTKGPRLTCELSFAGRYMVLIPFGDKVSVSSKIKRGEERSRLKQLVQSMKPKNFGVIVRTVAEGKKAAELDQELKVLLKRWEDAITKVQKTTERPQLVFEEQTRAVALLRDLFNPTYDGIHVNDPEIYNQIHDYVSLIAPEKASIVKLYKGNVPIFDNFDVTKQIKSGFGRTVNYKRGAYLIIEHTEAMHVVDVNSGTRIKKENGQEANALETNLGAADELARQLRLRDMGGIIVVDFIDMNLAEDRQLLYERMCENMKKDRARHNILPLSKFGLMQITRQRVRPAMDVAVEESCPTCHGTGKIKSSILFTDQLESKIDRLVNKIGIKRFTLHVHPYVAAFINKGVFSLKRRWQLKYGLGIRIIPNQKMAFLQYEFYDANRQFIDMQEENEVSK, encoded by the coding sequence ATGACAAGCGAAGTTATCATTGATGCGCGCCCCAAAGAAATCTCCATCGCATTGTTGGAAGACAAATGCCTGGTGGAGTATCAGAACGAGCCCCGCGAGGCCTCGTATGCTGTGGGCAACATTTATGTTGGCAAGGTTCGGAAACTGATGCCAGGACTCAACGCTTGCTTCGTTGATGTTGGTTCTGAGAAAGATGCTTTTCTGCATTATCTTGATTTAGGACTTCAATTCAGCTCTTACGAGAAATACCTGAAACAGGTAGCAAGTGACAGAAAGAAACTCTATCCCATTCAGAAAGCCACTATCCAGCCTACCCTTCCCAAGGAAGGAAGTATTCAAAATATTCTGAAGGTTGGACAGGAAATCATGGTTCAAGTAGTCAAGGAGCCCATCAATACCAAGGGTCCCCGACTCACCTGCGAACTAAGTTTTGCCGGGCGCTACATGGTATTGATACCTTTTGGAGATAAGGTTTCTGTATCTAGTAAAATTAAACGTGGAGAAGAGCGTAGCCGACTGAAGCAGCTGGTACAAAGCATGAAGCCCAAGAATTTTGGCGTCATCGTAAGAACCGTTGCAGAAGGAAAGAAAGCTGCTGAACTCGACCAGGAACTGAAAGTACTCTTGAAACGATGGGAAGACGCCATCACCAAGGTACAGAAGACGACAGAACGTCCACAGCTGGTCTTTGAAGAGCAGACAAGAGCCGTTGCATTGCTGCGCGATTTGTTCAACCCCACCTATGACGGCATCCATGTTAACGATCCTGAGATCTACAACCAGATCCATGATTACGTCTCTTTGATTGCCCCAGAAAAAGCAAGCATTGTCAAGTTGTACAAAGGCAATGTGCCCATTTTCGACAATTTCGACGTAACCAAGCAGATTAAGTCTGGTTTTGGACGTACCGTTAACTACAAGCGCGGCGCATACCTCATTATTGAACACACAGAGGCTATGCACGTGGTCGACGTCAACAGTGGTACACGTATCAAGAAAGAAAACGGACAGGAAGCCAACGCCCTGGAGACCAACCTCGGTGCAGCCGACGAGCTGGCACGCCAGTTGCGACTCCGCGATATGGGTGGTATCATTGTCGTAGACTTTATCGACATGAACCTGGCAGAGGACCGTCAGCTGCTCTACGAACGTATGTGCGAGAACATGAAGAAAGACCGTGCTCGCCATAACATCCTGCCATTATCAAAGTTCGGGCTGATGCAGATTACGCGTCAACGCGTGCGTCCGGCCATGGATGTTGCCGTAGAGGAGAGTTGTCCCACCTGTCATGGCACTGGAAAGATTAAATCCAGCATTCTGTTCACAGACCAGTTAGAGAGCAAAATTGACCGTCTTGTCAACAAGATAGGCATCAAGCGTTTCACACTCCATGTCCATCCTTATGTTGCCGCATTCATCAATAAAGGCGTATTCTCATTGAAACGCCGCTGGCAACTGAAATACGGATTGGGCATTCGCATCATTCCTAACCAGAAGATGGCCTTCCTGCAGTACGAGTTCTACGATGCAAACCGGCAGTTCATCGATATGCAGGAGGAAAACGAAGTGAGCAAGTAA